The genomic region CTGCTCCTGCTCCTCCTTCCCCTTGCGGCGTCGGCCATGGACGCAAGACCGATTTTCTATTCCCTGCTGGTTCCCGGGCTCGGGGAATACAGTTTGGGCTACCGGGGACGCGCGGCGGCTCATGTCGGTCTGGAGATCGGATCCTGGCTGGGCTATGCTCACTTCCGAAGTGAGGGCTTCCGCATTCGCGAGGACTATGAGTCCTATGCTGATGAGCACTGGCATGCGGGGCGCTGGGCTTCTGCCTGGAATGAAGAACAGCCCGACTGGCTGGAGGGAATGAGCGCAGATGACTATGCGGCGAATGCCTGGGAGGAAACCTGGGAGAGTGCGCTGGTCTTCGAAGAAGAGCATCCGGGCTATTTGCAAAGCCATTACGCTCCTCATGCCGAGGACGCGCAGCATTACTACGAGAACCTCGGCAAATACGACTGGTATCGCTGGGGCTGGGATGACTATGATTCCTACACGGATGAAACCTACTGGAATCATCCAGACTCGCATCGCACCCGCTATTCCGAGATGCGAAACCGAAGCGATGACAATTTCGACCGCGCCCATCAGTTCATGGTGGCCATGATGCTGGGGCGTTTTGTCTCGGTGGTGGATACCTATTTGCTGGTCGCCCGCCTGGAGCGGGGAGACAGTTTCCGGGAAGCCCGGGACCAGTGGAGACTGGATTTCCGTCCGCAAACTCCGGGTGCATGGCGCCTGGGAGTTTCAAGGAGTTGGTAATAATGAAGACTTCTTTATTCGTGACCCTACTTCTTCTGGCCTCCACCGTCGGTGCAGGCCCTCTCCTTGATTCCAGTTCCCTGCCGGGTCTCTATTCCCTGGGGGAAGAGGGGGCTGATTTCTCCGTGTCGAACCGGGGTCGTCCCCGCCCCCAGAGCAATCTGGGACTTCACTCTACCGATGGGGAAAAGAGCCTCTTGAATGCCCTCTGGCGGAGCCTGCTCCTTCCCGGCTGGGGGGAAGCCTGGCTGGGAGCGGAGGGCCGTGCGAAGCTCTTTTACATGGCAGAGGCAGGAGTCTGGTCCTCGACCGGGATCTACAAGACCCAGGAGTATTTACGAAAGCGAAACTATGTGGAAATGGGGGAGATTCACGCCGGGGTTCAGGGAGCGCAGGACGACCAGTTCTGGAAGAATGCCGGGCTTCATGACAACTGGCAGGACTTCAATGAGAACCTGCGCTGGGAGGCCCGCCGCGAGTACGGCTACGGAAGCGAGGCCTATTACGATTACATTGCCGAGCATGAGATTACATCCGAGGAGGAAGGCTGGCGCTGGAACAACCGTGATCGCCGGATCGACTTCGCGCGCAAGCGCGAGAGCAGCCTTTCTGCGCGAAGGATGGCGAGGAACACGCTCTTCGTCGGGCTGATTGCCACCCGAGCGGTTTCCATTTTCGATACAATTCGACTTCATCGCAACCGTGAGGGTATTCGTGAGATTCGCAAGCAGGAGGTCGGCTCCCTCGATGCCGACCTCTGGCCCACAGCATCGGGCTTCGGCTACCGCCTGCGCTGGTCCAGGAGCTTCTAGACGGGAGGAAGAATGCGAGGACTGGGCCTCTGCCTGATCTGCCTGGCCTTCGCCGCGCCACTTGCGGAAGCGCAGTGTTTCCGTCTGGAGGAGGAACAGCTCCGGGAAGTCCACTGTCCGCAAGCCCTGGATTCTCTCTCCCTGCCGCCCACTCAGGACTTTGCCAGTAATCTCTGGGGAAACCTTTTGATCCTCTGCGAGGATGGGCAGCTTCTGCACTTCTCCCCGGCAGACTCCCTCTTGCGTGCTTTCCACTCTCCGGCAGACAGTTGGCCTCTTGCAATCAGTGCCGATGGCCCGGACTGGCTCATCCTGCAGAAGCAGGGAGAGGAGCTTCTTCGTCTGGACCGAAGAGGGGCACTTCTCTCCCGCCTGAACTTGCCCGAGGGTTCCTGGGAAGATATTGCGGTGGATTCTTCCGGCCTGATCTGGTTCTACGAAAGAGGCGGAAGGCTGCTGGCTCTTGGAAGAAGTGCTCATCCACTGGAAGAGTGGGATCTCTACCGGAGACTTCCGAACTTCTCCGGCAATCTTGTCGACTGGAAGCCGGACGGGGAGGGAGGCCTTTACTTGCTGGAGGAGGAAAGGCTTCGACATCTGGATGCCATGGGAAGGGTATCGCTGGATCTTCCGACGAGAGCCCGTTCTCTCCTGCGGACTCCTGCTTCCCTGTATCTTCTTTCCCGAGCTCTTCCTGCAAGATCCCTGACACCGCGAAAACTGCTGCATCTCTCGGAGGACAAGCGGCAGCTGATCTTCTGTGAACTTCCGCTGAAGCAGGCTCCATGAGGATCTTGCTTCTTGTGCTTGCTCTTGGATCTGTTGCAGTAGCAGTGCCTGAGACAGAAGGCCTCATGGTTTACTTTAACCTTGAGATTGCCCCCGGCCCGGCGCTTCTGGATTTGTCAGAAGTCTCCCTTTCCGCAGATTCCCTGAAGCTGACTCTGGACGGTCGCTTGCTGCTTCCCGGGAAAGAGTATCACTTGAGCCTGCCGGATTCCCGTTTGCAGCTCCCCGGGGACTTCCCCGGAGGCTTCCTGGAGCTTCGCTGCCTGAAGAGGCCCGCCCGGCTGCCCCGCATGCAGGTACTTAGTCCCATGCTCTCCTGGCGGGAGCTTCGGGCCGAGCTTCCCCGGAAGAAGCTCTCCCTTAAGTCTGCAGGAACGCAGTCCCCGACCAGCTCCCTGGAAATGGGAGGAAGCAAGTCTCTCTCCCTGCGTCTGGGGAGCAATGAGGGTTATCAACTGGAGCAGAGCCTGAGACTCCGCCTTCGGGGACGGGTAGGTAAGGAGAGCGTGGTCGAGGCCGTTTTGCGCGACGATGATCTTCCTTTTCAGTCGGAGGGAAACACGGAGAGGCTGGAAGAACTGGACAAGGTCTTTCTGCGCCTGGAAGGCCCGGCCGGTGAGGCGCAGGTAGGGGATTTTGTCTTCCAGGGAGGAGAAAGCGATCTCAGTCGCTTCGAGCGGGACTTTCAGGGCCTCCACGGCCGCTGGAAAGGAACTCGGGGGGAACTGTCTCTCTTTCTGGCGCAAAGCCGCGGAGTGTTCAAAAGCGAGGAGTTCTATGCCGAAGAGGGCTTACAGGGTCCCTATGAACTGCTTTCCGCCCTGAGAAGCGACGGAGCGGTGGTCCTTTCTGGCAGTGAAAAAGTCAGTCTCAACGGGCAGCTTCTCCGTCGGGGCCGGGACGGGGACTATGTGATTGACTACGACTCCGCCACGCTTCTCTTTTCCGGTTCGCGTCCCCTGCGGGCGGGGGACCGGATCCGGGTGGACTTCCGCTATTCCCTGGAATCCTGGCGACGGCATTCCTCCGGTTTTTCAGCCCTTGCGAAGCTGGGAGACTGGAAGTTCTCCTGGCTTCATTTTGAAGAGGGAGATCGCGAAGATTCTCCTCTCTCTTTTGCTCTGGATGAGGAGCGTCGGGGGCTTCTCCAGTCTGCGGGAGACGAAAGTGATTTGGCCCTGACCAGCGGGATCGAGTTTCTTCCGGGCGAAGGCAACTATCTTCTGGTGGACTCCCTGTCCCCGGAAGCCCCGGCTCACTACGAGTGGGCAGACTCCCTCGGAGACTATCGCCTGAGCTTCCATGAAGTGGAAAGCGGGGAGGGCGACTATCAGGCTGCCGGGATTTCTCCCCAGGGAATACGGTTTTATTCCTGGGTGGGAGAGGGGCAGGGTTCCTTTCGCCTGGGGCAGAAGCTCGCGCTTCCCGAGTCCTACCGCCTGGAGACTCTCGGGTTCTCGCTTCAGCGCGAGCGATTGCGTGCAGGGCTGGAACTGGCTCTTAGCGAGAAGGACCGCAATCTCCTTTCCTCTCTCGATGAAGCGGACAATCGGGGCATCGCCTGGTGGGGCTTTATGGAGGCGGACCTTCCGGATCTTGCCCAAAGGTCCCTGCAATTTTCCCTGGGCGCAGAGCGAAGGGAGAGCCGCTTTCGGGAGCCGGGAGCCCGTCCCGGCTGGGGCGAAGAGAGGGAGTGGAATCTGAGGGAGCGACCGGCGGGGCGGCATGAAGACCGTGCGGAGAGCCGGGTGCAATGGAAAAACCGGGAGAAGGAGGGTCTGGAACTGGGGCTGAAGAGCCTGCGTTTCGGGCAACGCTTTTCGGCACTTCGCGGCTCTCTTGATTTTCGGGAAGACCTGCGGGCACTGGGCTTCCGGGCCGCTGCCCAGTGGACGGCGAACCGGGATTCCCTCGAAGGCGAAGGCCTGCGTCAGAAAGTGGATTTGACCCTGCTTACGGCGGCGGCACTGATTCCCGACCTGAACCTGCAAAGTGAGAAAGTTCGCTTTGCGGGCAGTCTTCCCGGCGACTCCCTGCTTCCTCCGGAGCAGAGAAGCCGCTGGGAGAGGCAGGCCGTCGGCCTGAGCTTCCAGAGTGCTTCTTCCCTGTCTCATCTGACGATTCGCCGGGAGGAAATCCGATCTGCCTCCACGGTGGAGCAGATCGGGGAGCTTCGCGGCAGCCTGGATCAATGGTCCCTGCTCGGAGGAAAGCACCGCCTGCAGGCGCAGTACCGGCAACGCAGGGGTTTCCTCGACAATGAGCAGTTCTTCCTCGAGTCCTCGAGTGTCTGGCCGCTAAAAGGCGAAGGCTGGCACGGGCGCGCCTCCTGGCGGCTGGGAAGCCGGCGGCAGCGCCTGCAGGAGAGTCGTCTGGTTTACGTGGGCTTCGGCTACGGGGACCTGAATGAAGAAGGGGTCTATCTCGGGGAAGGCGAAGGGGACACTCGCCGGGTGCTCATGCCCGCAGAGGAAAGTGTCGAGACGCGGGATCTTCTTCTGGAGGCCAGTCTCCTGCGGGCAGAGGGCCGGAAGGAGGGGCGGCGCATTGCCTCGGAAACCCGGCTGCGGCTCCGGGAAGAGAGCCGGGACGCAGAGATTCTGGACCTGCTTCTTCTTCGTCCCCGGGCCTTTCTCAAGGAAGCCGGCACCCTGAACGGGGAACTGGGCTTGCGGCAGGAGTTTCGTTTTCAGCCTGAATCCGCGCCCTGGAGGCTGCGCTACCGGGCGGACTGGCAGGATCGTCTGGACGGGAGAGATCTTTCCGGCACAAAAAGAGATCGCCACTGGACGCAGGAACTTCGCTTTGTGCGGCAGTTCCTGCGCGGAGAATTGAGGATGAACGCGTCCCGAAAATGGCTCTACCGAAACGCAGAGGGAAGTCTGCAGTCCGGTTCCTATGATGTGCTGAACCATGAGCTGGGACTGGAAGCAAATGCCGAGGGTCGCTTTCGGCCTTCCCTGCAAAGTCGCCTTCGCTGGCAGAGCGACGCTCTTCGGGATCTTGCCCTGAGCAGTCTGGTTCTCGAGCCGCGCATGGAAGTGCGACCCTGGAAGAGTCTGCGCCTGCAGCTTTCCTGGGAATGGGTTCACACGGAATACCAGCGGGGAGATCCCCAGGCCGGCAGACCCTGGCTCTTTGAAGCTCCGGGCTGGACGCGTTCTCTCCGCCTGGAAGGAACGGCTCGCGCTGGGCGACAGCTAAGCTTCACCGCACTTTATGAATTGCGGGAAGAGGGCGACCGGGATCCCCGACAGAGATTGAGACTGGAGAGCCGTGCGTATTTCTAGAATCCTGATTCTGCTCTTCTTCGCCCTGCCTGCCATGGCCGGGCCGCTTCGACTGGTCGCCGTCGACCTGCGTCACGAGGGCGAACCTCTTCCCGCCTTCCGGGAAGCCTGGACGGTCGAGGATCCGAAGACCCTGCAGGCACTGTCCGATGAGTGGCTGCGAGCCATGGACGGGGAGGGCTATCCCTTTGCACAGGTCTGGTACGAAGAGAGAGGGGTCAGCGGGGATACGCTTCTGCTTGCCTGCACCCTGATAGAAGGCCCCCGGGCATCTCTCGGAGAGGTGGATCTTCCCGGAAGGAAGCGACTGGGAAAGGACTTCCTGCGGGAAGTGATGTCGCTCGATTCCGCGATTCCCTTCTCCCTGCATCAGGCAGAAGAGGCCAGAGAGCGGCTTCTTGCCAGCGGCTGGTTTCAGCGCATCGAGGACCCGGTTCTGGCCTGGGATGCGGGTGAGGGGAAGATCGGCCTTCAACTGTCGCTGGAGGAAATCCCCCGCGCCAACCGGGCCACGGCGCTCTTCGGGGGAAGCGAAAAACAGAAGGTCGGCCGTCTGGATCTGGCTCTCTTCAGCCCCTTCGGACGAGCCCGGAGTTGGCAGTTGCAGTCGGACTGGCAGGGACAGGGAAGAAGCCGGAGCCTTCTGAATCTGGAAGAGCCGCGCCTGTTTCACCGGGCTCTGGATCTGGCTCTCAAGCTGAAGAGAAGCGTGCAGGATTCCACATGGATGCAGCAGGGCGCAGAACTGGAACTCTCCTGGCGATTCAGTACCCACTGTTCTGCCTTGCTCAGTCTGATGAGTGAACGGGAACTCTACCTTCTGGAGGATCAGGAGATCGACCGACGGGGACAGGGTCTTGGCATTCGTTGCTTCTACCCCGGCGAGCGCCCTCTTGCAGAGCGCCGCCTGAAGCTGCACTGGCGCTGGATCGAAAGAAGTGGCTCGGAAGAGGAAAGCCAGTGGGACTTGCGGGGAGAGGGGCTCTGGGGTCAGGCTCTCAGCCCTCGCTTCGGGCTTCGGCTGCGTGGCGGACTGCAGTGGCTGGAATCCAAGACTCCCGCATCCGAGGCGGAGCTATTCTCCCTCGGCGGGGCGAAAAGTCTCCGAGGTTGGGATGAGGAGCATTTTCGTGGAGAGAAGATCGCTCTCGGAAGTCTGGAAGCGGTCTACGGAGACGGGCTTGAGCTTTCCTTCTTCCTCGACTATGCTTGGGGGCGAAGCCGGATTGAGGACTTTGAAGGCTGGGGATACGGACTCTCGCTTCGGGCCCCGGCAGAGAGAGCGGCTCTTTCCCTGGCCCTTGCCTTGGGGGAGGGTCATGAAGTGAGTGACATTCGAGTACATCTCTTACTTGAGACTGGGTTTTAGCTTACGGAGCATACTTCGTGAAGAACATGAAGCTGAAAGATGCCCGAAGACGCTGGGAAAAACTGGCCGGAGAGCTTCGTCGCCACGACGAACTCTACTACCAGGTGGCCAGTCCCGGCATCAGTGACCGGGAGTACGACGAGTTGCTCCGGGAACTGGAGGATCTTGAGAAGGCGCATCCGGAACTGGCCTGCCCCGAGAGCCCGACGCAGCGGGTCGGCGGCCGCCGCGATGAGAGCTTTCCCTCCTTCACACATCCGCTTCCCATGCTCAGTCTCTCGAACACCTATTCCTTCGGGGAGCTTCAGGATTTCTTTGACCGTGTTTCCCGGGCTCTCCCGGAGGGAGTGGAGCCGAGTTGGTCTCTGGAGCCGAAGGTGGATGGTGTGGCCTTGAGCCTGCACTACGAGAAGGGAGCCCTTCAGGCGGCGGCAACCCGTGGCGACGGGAAGAAGGGCGATGAGGTTACCGCCAATGCGCGGCATTTCCTGAACATCCCATCGGTTCTTCGTGAGACCCTGACTCTGGAAGTTCGGGGCGAGGCCTATCTGGATCGCGAGCGTTTTCATCACCTGAACCGGGTGCGGGAAGAAGCCGGCGAGGAGCCTTTTGCCAATCCCCGGAATCTGGCCGCCGGCACCCTGAAACTTCTGGACACCCGGGAGCTTGCTCGACGGGGTTTGTCCTTTGTCGCCCACGCAGTTCTCGGGGATCTTCCGGGCGAAAGTCACAGTGAGTTGATGAATGAACTGGAAGGCTGGGGAATCGCGAGCCTTCCCCTGCGATGTCACTGCAAGAATCGCGATGAGGTTCTCGATGGCATTCGGGATCTGGATGCTCGTAGAAACGAGCTGCCCTTTGAGATCGACGGGGCCGTGGTGAAAGTGGATGAACTGGGCCTTCGGGAGAAACTGGGGGTCACGAGCAAGAGTCCGCGCTGGGGAATTGCCTTCAAGTATGAGGCCGAGCAGGCGGAGTCCCGGATTCTGGAAATCACGCTGCAGGTGGGACGCACCGGGGTTGTGACTCCGGTGGCGGAACTGGAGCCGGTTCAACTGAGCGGAACCACCGTGAAGCGAGCCACACTTCATAATCGTGAAGAGATCGAGCGCAAGGACATCCGGGTCGGCGATGTGGTTCTCGTGGAAAAAGGGGGCGAGATCATCCCGAAGGTTCTGCGGGTTCTTGCAGAACATCGTCAGGGGAGCGAAAAGGGATTCGTCTTTCCGGAGCATTGCCCTTCCTGTCAATCTCCCCTCGTGAAGAGAGAGGAGGAGGTGGCCGTCCGATGTGAGAACCCCGCCTGTCCCGCCCAGTTACGCCGCCGCCTGTCTCACTTCGCCGGGCGCGATGCCATGGACATCGCCGGTCTCGGTCAAAAGTGGATCGACCTTCTGATGGAAGAGGGACTGATTCAGTCTCTTCCCGACATCTATCGCTTCGAGGAGTCCCGGCTTCTGGAACTGGACCGAATGGGGGAGAAGAGTGTCGAGAACCTTCTTGCTTCCCTGGGGGAGAGCAAGAAGAGAGCCTGGAGCCGGAAGATCTTCGCCCTCGGCATTCGTCATGTGGGCGCTGAAACCGCCCGTGCCCTGGCTCGCCACTACGCAGATCTCGAGAGCCTTAGAACTGCGAGTCTGGAGGACCTGCAGGCCATTGAGGATGTGGGGCCTGTGGTGGCTGCATCTCTTCTTGGCACCTTGCAAGAGGCTGCTTTTCTTGAAGAACTCGAGGCTCTTGCTTCTCTCGGTTTTTTCGAACACAGCGAGGAAGAAGCGCAGCGCGGCGTGCAGGATTTCGCCGGAGAGACCATCGTGATCACGGGAACCCTCCAGGAGTTTGGAAGACGGGAGCTCAAGGAAACCCTGATCGCAAGAGGCGCAAAGGTGGCATCCTCTGTTTCCCCGAAAACCACCCTTCTGATTGCCGGGGAGAAGGCCGGAAGCAAGCGAAAGAAGGCGGAAGAACTGGGCATTGAAATCTGGGAAGAAGAGCGGCTTCTCCGGGAGCTTTCTTGAAGCACATTTCCCTGAAGGAACTGGGGGGGATGCCCTGCCTCGACCTCTCCTGCGAAACGGAGTTTGCAGCCGGCCATCTCGAGGGTGCTGCGAATATTCCCGCCGATGAAATTGCATCCCGTCTCCATGAACTTCCTCCCCGGGGACGCACTCTCTGTCTGATGGGCCCCCGGGCCCGGGAACTTGCCGAGTACCTGAGCCAGCCGCCCCGCTGGAATCTCTTCTTCTGCGAGGATCCGCTTCCCGAGGACAGAAAGGTCCCTGGGCCGGGAAGCCGACTCTGGGAGTCAGCCGCCTGGCTGAGAAAGCACTCTTCGAAAATAAGAGCCGGCGGCCGGGTCATTGATCTTGCCATGGGAAGCGGCCGCAATGCGGTTTATCTGGCACTCGAGGGTTTCGAGGTGGAGGGAGAGGACATTCTGGATGATGCGGTGGAGGCTGCGCGAGAGTTGGCTGAAAGAAACGGAGTGAAGATCCGGGCAAGGCAGGGAGACCTCACACGCCCGGATCCCCTTCCCGAAAACCGCTACGACGCGGTGACGGTCTTCAACTATCTGGACCGCTCCCTCTTTCCAAACTTGCAGTCCTCACTTCTCGGCGGGGGACTGCTGATCTACGAGACCTTTCTGGAAGAACAGGCTCTTCGCTATGAGCGTCCAAAAAACCCCGATTTTCTTCTGAAAGCCGGGGAATTGAAAAACGCTTTTTCGTCCATGGACATCCTCGCCTATGAAGAAGGCGAGGAGGAAGAGGGACGGGTGACGGCTCGTTTGCTCGCAAGGAAGGTCTAGAGGATTCCCTCGATCTTCTCGACCATCTTGTCCTTGGGAATCAAACCAATCTGCGTATCCTTGATCTCGCCTCCGACCATGTAGAGAACGGTGGGGACACTCATGACCCCGAACTTCATGGCGCTCTGGCGAGCCTTATCCACATCGACATGAGCGATTTTCAGCTTGCCGGAATACTCACCGGCCAGTTCCTCGATGATGGGCTCCAGCTTCTTGCAGGGACCACACCAGGTGGCACTGAAGTCAACGAGAACGGGAATCTCGCTGTTCGTAATTTCCGCTTCGAAGTTGTCGTCCGTGATGTGAAGAACCTCGCTCATTACTGCTCCTTTGTATTGAGAACCCGCTGCATGGTAACAGCCAGATCTTTTGCGTTCAAGAATCCAAAGAACCTTTCAATCTCTTCGCCCTCGGGGCTGAAGAAAATCACGGTCGGCATGCCACGCACGCCGTATTGCTTCAGGATGGCTTCATTTTCCGGGGACTTCCGGGTCATGTCCATCTTGAGGGGCACGAAGTCTTCTGCCAGAAGTAGAATCTCCTCGCGGCTGTAGCTCTTGTGGTCGAGTTCATTGCAGGCAGCACACCACTCGGCCCAGAAGTCCATCATCAGGGGTTTCCCCTCGGACCGGGCCAGGGCAAAGGCTTCCTTCTCGTTCCAGATCCATTCGGGTTCCTCGTGGCTGACAGCTCCAGTGCCCGGCAGAGCCAGGGCGGGGAAACGCTCGGGCGCGACCGCCTGAAGAGCGGAGAGGAGAATCAGGAGGATACCTGCGATCCAGGCCAGGCGGGAGAGCCAAAGCTTCAGGCCGCTTCCCTTTTTCCAGACTCCCCAGTAGCTGAAGCTGAAGACCAGGCTTGCACCGAAGACGGCCCAGAGCAGGGTGGCCGGTAGCCAGGGTTTCAGGAAGCTGAGAGCGAGGGCGAAAAGGAGAAGGGCAAAGAAGTGCTTCACCGTGTCCATCCATCCGCCCGCACCCGGCAAAGCCGTAAGCAGACCGCTGAAGGTTCCCAGCGCGATGAAGAGAAGCCCCAAACCGATGGCGAAGGTGAAGAGAAGCCAGAAGCCGAGGAAAAGGCTGCCGGAAGTCGCCACCCAGGTGAGGAGAACAATCAGGACGGGTCCGACGCAGGGAGCGGCGATCAGGCCCATGGCCATTCCCATGAGGATGGGTCCTAGGAAGCCCGTTCGCGCTCCTCCGACACGACTGGTCATGCTGCTCGGAAGCTGGATGTCAAAGAGTCCGGCCATGGAAAGTCCCATGGTGCCGATGATGGCGGCAACGATGCCCGCAAAGAGGGGCGTCTGCGTGGCCTGCCCGAAGGCGCCACCCGTGGCCGCTGCCAGCAAGCCCAGAGAGGAGTACATGATGGCAATGCCGAGAACGAACCAGAGGCTCAGGACAAAACCCTTCAGGGGATTTCCCTTGGCCGATCCACCAATGAAACTGATCGTGATCGGGATCATCGGGTAGACGCAGGGGGTGAAGCTGGTCAGAACGCCGCCGAGGAAGACCAGGAGGAAGGCGAGCCAACTGCCCTTCTCCAGAGCTGCTTCCAGGCGTCCAGCGAGGCCCTTGCTTTCCTTCGAAATTGACGCGGGCTCCCCGAGATTCTCGAAAGATGTTCCCGCCACTTCAAGGCTGGCAGAGTAAGTCGCCTTGGCAAGAGCGGGAGGGAAGCACATCTCAACGGCACCCTCCTGACAGATCTGGTATTCGGCCTCAGCCAGCAGACTGAATTCAGTGGCCTCTTCCGGCAGGGTGGCCTGAGTCCTTACCCGAAACTCACCGCGGTAGATCTCCGACCCTTTTTCCAGAATAGCCTTTGGCCAACTGGCTTGAGAGAATTTCAGGGGAGGGTCGCTTTTGAACTCGATGCCAAGGAAGGCGTCGGTCAGGTGCGTGTGTTCGGGAACCGTGTAGACCAGGGCAAACTCCACGGTTTCACCGGCAACCAGGGGGCTGGCCAGAGCTTCCAGGCGAAGTTCGATTTCAGGTACGGCGAAAGGATCTTCGGAGGGCAGGGCCGCAGCGCTCAAGATCAAGCAGCCGAGAAATGCGAGAGTAAAGTGAAAAGTGCGCATGGATCTCCTTTGTACGCCAGTCAATGTAGGAGATGGCAGCGGGGAGGGCAAGGAATGAGGGGAAAGCAAAAGATTGTGAAAACAGGAGCCTGCCATGCTATCTTGAGAATCTCATGGAGAAACAATGATCATCTACCCGCTCACCCTTTCCTCAAGGACTTTCCATCTCTCGGAGAGCCCCTCTCCCGATGGACTCCCCCTGCGCGACTTCCTTGCGATCTTCGATCCCGAAGGGCGAATCCGCCGAAACTGGGACATTCTGAATGAAAAAGAACGGGGGGAGGCACTCCAGAGCCTTCCCAGTAGGGACTTGAAGCCGGAGGACTGGGGAAGCCTGCTTCAGGTGCTGCCAGATCGTTGGCATTCATTTCTCAAAGCCGGCGCAAAGGCCTGCATGGAAGCGTCCATCGCAGGGACTGCGAGCAGCACTCC from Candidatus Krumholzibacteriia bacterium harbors:
- the ligA gene encoding NAD-dependent DNA ligase LigA; protein product: MKLKDARRRWEKLAGELRRHDELYYQVASPGISDREYDELLRELEDLEKAHPELACPESPTQRVGGRRDESFPSFTHPLPMLSLSNTYSFGELQDFFDRVSRALPEGVEPSWSLEPKVDGVALSLHYEKGALQAAATRGDGKKGDEVTANARHFLNIPSVLRETLTLEVRGEAYLDRERFHHLNRVREEAGEEPFANPRNLAAGTLKLLDTRELARRGLSFVAHAVLGDLPGESHSELMNELEGWGIASLPLRCHCKNRDEVLDGIRDLDARRNELPFEIDGAVVKVDELGLREKLGVTSKSPRWGIAFKYEAEQAESRILEITLQVGRTGVVTPVAELEPVQLSGTTVKRATLHNREEIERKDIRVGDVVLVEKGGEIIPKVLRVLAEHRQGSEKGFVFPEHCPSCQSPLVKREEEVAVRCENPACPAQLRRRLSHFAGRDAMDIAGLGQKWIDLLMEEGLIQSLPDIYRFEESRLLELDRMGEKSVENLLASLGESKKRAWSRKIFALGIRHVGAETARALARHYADLESLRTASLEDLQAIEDVGPVVAASLLGTLQEAAFLEELEALASLGFFEHSEEEAQRGVQDFAGETIVITGTLQEFGRRELKETLIARGAKVASSVSPKTTLLIAGEKAGSKRKKAEELGIEIWEEERLLRELS
- a CDS encoding methyltransferase domain-containing protein produces the protein MKHISLKELGGMPCLDLSCETEFAAGHLEGAANIPADEIASRLHELPPRGRTLCLMGPRARELAEYLSQPPRWNLFFCEDPLPEDRKVPGPGSRLWESAAWLRKHSSKIRAGGRVIDLAMGSGRNAVYLALEGFEVEGEDILDDAVEAARELAERNGVKIRARQGDLTRPDPLPENRYDAVTVFNYLDRSLFPNLQSSLLGGGLLIYETFLEEQALRYERPKNPDFLLKAGELKNAFSSMDILAYEEGEEEEGRVTARLLARKV
- the trxA gene encoding thioredoxin yields the protein MSEVLHITDDNFEAEITNSEIPVLVDFSATWCGPCKKLEPIIEELAGEYSGKLKIAHVDVDKARQSAMKFGVMSVPTVLYMVGGEIKDTQIGLIPKDKMVEKIEGIL
- a CDS encoding cytochrome c biogenesis protein CcdA, with the protein product MRTFHFTLAFLGCLILSAAALPSEDPFAVPEIELRLEALASPLVAGETVEFALVYTVPEHTHLTDAFLGIEFKSDPPLKFSQASWPKAILEKGSEIYRGEFRVRTQATLPEEATEFSLLAEAEYQICQEGAVEMCFPPALAKATYSASLEVAGTSFENLGEPASISKESKGLAGRLEAALEKGSWLAFLLVFLGGVLTSFTPCVYPMIPITISFIGGSAKGNPLKGFVLSLWFVLGIAIMYSSLGLLAAATGGAFGQATQTPLFAGIVAAIIGTMGLSMAGLFDIQLPSSMTSRVGGARTGFLGPILMGMAMGLIAAPCVGPVLIVLLTWVATSGSLFLGFWLLFTFAIGLGLLFIALGTFSGLLTALPGAGGWMDTVKHFFALLLFALALSFLKPWLPATLLWAVFGASLVFSFSYWGVWKKGSGLKLWLSRLAWIAGILLILLSALQAVAPERFPALALPGTGAVSHEEPEWIWNEKEAFALARSEGKPLMMDFWAEWCAACNELDHKSYSREEILLLAEDFVPLKMDMTRKSPENEAILKQYGVRGMPTVIFFSPEGEEIERFFGFLNAKDLAVTMQRVLNTKEQ